In Juglans microcarpa x Juglans regia isolate MS1-56 chromosome 1S, Jm3101_v1.0, whole genome shotgun sequence, the genomic stretch GCTTTTGAGCAAATCAAGATGATCATAATCTTTACTACTGCTATATATTAATTCTACTTGTTAATTTGTTCTTAATTCCTGGCATGTAATTAGATCATATATCACTACGTACGTACTACTGATTGTCTACGACTAACCCCACATACAATTACCAAGTACTTTGCAGCTAGCTAGCCGGCCCTTTGCATCATGCGCGCATTCAAGAAAAAGGgccatgatcatatatatcGATATTCTATGTGAAAATACATGCCATTTGCAACATCAAGAAGAATTCGGAAATTACACCTtacattttccatttttatcaCATCTGGATCCTTGGTTACACCCCTCATAAGTTAAACACACCTAAAAGCACACAAAtggaaagatgaaaagaaagacaaaaaaggTAGAAGAAGACAATTAGGACTGACGTTGCTCATGATCTAGCCACTTTCATATACCCCTACCCAGACAAGTACCGGCTCACCACTGAGACAACAATCCtagcatatgatcaaacaaccaaaaaggaaaagatcaaGAAAGGAAATTACGATTTTCAAGGATATGCACCATTAGTTGTATGGAGATCAGACCACGAAAATGCTGGATTACAGTTGATCCCCAATTCACCCCCAGCCAGTGAAGCAGACTCCAAAATGGATggggaagatgaagatgaagaagctaAGTTATTCAGAACTACTGGTGAGTGATGATAATCACCATAGTAATTATTATTTGGTGATCTGAGCCTCTGATACAGTTCTTGAATCCCACCATTTTGAACTTCGCCAATTACAAAGCCATTTTGTTGCTGTTCTTGATGTTGATTATTTCTCCAGAAAGAGCTGCATAGACCAAGAGAAGGGAGCTGGCCAAGAGGATCCAAGCCCAAAGTCCGAACATTTAATCCACCATTTGCAAACGCTGGCTCAGTCATGATCATGTTGGATCCACCCATATTTCCGGCTTCTTCCTTCACGTTAACAGAATTTGACAGGtgattagggttagggttttgagTAGATCGAAGTAAGGCCAACAGATGAGAGTTCTGTGGCGAACCCCACAGAATTGGACCTGATGGAAGCTCAGGATCAAGCCCACCTCCAAGGCCTAACCTTCCAATCTCACATGATATGGTCTTCATCTTGCCAGAGCTTGATTTTCCAATAGATGCTGGCATAGCAGGACTCTTGTTCTTTCGGCATCCACCTCCAATTGGAACGTTTCGGAGTGCACCTCCTTTCGTCCAATACCGGCGACAAGTCTTGCAGAAGTGGCGAGGCTGAGTGAGGTTGTAGTTGTTATAGTAAcagaactttgtgttgggtgaatcGCAT encodes the following:
- the LOC121244184 gene encoding dof zinc finger protein DOF2.4-like, which encodes MIQELLGGAGLIAGERKISPKGGVLQGIPSSSPVPSSSSSSTTTITTTTTSNSESQNNLRCPRCDSPNTKFCYYNNYNLTQPRHFCKTCRRYWTKGGALRNVPIGGGCRKNKSPAMPASIGKSSSGKMKTISCEIGRLGLGGGLDPELPSGPILWGSPQNSHLLALLRSTQNPNPNHLSNSVNVKEEAGNMGGSNMIMTEPAFANGGLNVRTLGLDPLGQLPSLGLCSSFWRNNQHQEQQQNGFVIGEVQNGGIQELYQRLRSPNNNYYGDYHHSPVVLNNLASSSSSSPSILESASLAGGELGINCNPAFSWIVVSVVSRYLSG